From one Catellatospora sp. IY07-71 genomic stretch:
- a CDS encoding fibronectin type III domain-containing protein: protein MRSRRHTARLATAAFLIGLLTPGVPAGPAAAAAPPAGGMTGAQLTQLFADYGDTSGRWSGADSTASVLLPDGRVAWLFSDTMIGAVNADHTRPRSSPMINNSLVVQDGAALTATVHGGSASAPQSLIPSAVTGEWYWVADATVEGSMMKVLVNRYRKTGDGGLDFALTGTALATLALPGLTVSAVTELPLGDTVAWGAALLEDGAHTYVYGSEYVAADAMRFARLARVPAGGLGGAWEFWTGSGWSTSASASARLPLSGVGTAFGVQKVGSQYVVVTMESNTPFAAHAVAYTASSPSGPFAGPIELFTAPEPAAREGVIVYDARVHPHLAPSGRLLVSYNVHSLVSDDLYADARIYRPRFVDVAWPVPAPDPAAVPAAPANLTAAAEPTGTVNLSWPSVAGTGVSYTVYQRDVTAGQTHFGRVATASGTTQALGGFRTGHTYEFRVTARNGAGEGQPSVTRSVAVTIAAPPAPTGLTATAGSDGTIALNWNSVPYAWRYDVSRRDLTAGETAFTPVNDAAPGDTSLTVNWLAHGHEYEFAVTASHGGGTSPQSATARATAAYALPPTPAGLTAAAQGDGTIRLTWSGPAQNVYYLVFQRDVTAGETTFTQLPLPLSCCELAAGYLSHGHEYEFKVRSSNQGGESADSNLVRATSNHPLPTPPGTLSAVAGNGQVQLAWGGRHQPGHLVLGVPAGRDGGGDGVHAAADPDQHLLHDDRGLPRQRARVRVQGHLDQPGRGVGGVQHGVGDAAAAAAGAGHRPDRDRAEHGRAAPELDRAGHRPVLLGLHARRHGGGDGVHEAVAAGPDVLHVHGRIPDARARVRVQGRRQQPDRRRPGVGGGARHVQLRQAARSGEPDRAGRR from the coding sequence ATGCGCTCTAGGCGCCATACGGCCCGTCTGGCCACGGCGGCGTTCCTGATAGGACTGCTTACGCCCGGCGTTCCGGCCGGTCCGGCCGCCGCGGCCGCACCGCCCGCGGGCGGGATGACGGGTGCGCAGCTGACACAGCTGTTCGCGGACTACGGCGACACCAGCGGCCGGTGGAGCGGGGCGGACAGCACCGCTTCGGTGCTGCTGCCCGACGGCCGGGTGGCCTGGCTGTTCTCGGACACGATGATCGGTGCGGTGAACGCGGACCACACCCGGCCCCGCTCCAGCCCGATGATCAACAATTCGCTGGTGGTGCAGGACGGGGCGGCGCTGACCGCGACGGTGCACGGCGGTTCGGCGAGCGCGCCGCAGTCGCTGATCCCGTCGGCGGTCACCGGGGAGTGGTACTGGGTAGCCGACGCCACGGTCGAGGGCAGCATGATGAAGGTGCTGGTCAACCGGTATCGCAAGACCGGCGACGGAGGTCTGGACTTCGCGCTGACGGGCACCGCCCTGGCGACCCTGGCGCTGCCCGGCCTGACCGTCAGCGCAGTCACCGAACTGCCGCTGGGCGACACCGTGGCCTGGGGTGCGGCGCTGCTGGAGGACGGCGCTCACACCTATGTCTACGGCTCGGAGTATGTGGCCGCCGACGCCATGCGCTTCGCGAGGCTGGCCCGGGTGCCCGCGGGCGGGCTCGGCGGCGCTTGGGAGTTCTGGACCGGCAGCGGCTGGTCGACCTCGGCGTCCGCGTCGGCCCGGCTGCCGTTGTCCGGGGTGGGCACCGCGTTCGGCGTGCAGAAGGTGGGCTCGCAGTACGTCGTGGTGACGATGGAGAGCAACACGCCGTTCGCCGCGCACGCGGTGGCGTACACGGCGAGCAGCCCCAGCGGCCCGTTCGCCGGACCGATCGAGCTGTTCACGGCTCCGGAGCCGGCCGCGCGCGAGGGCGTCATCGTCTACGACGCCCGGGTGCACCCGCACCTGGCCCCGAGCGGCCGGCTGCTGGTGTCGTACAACGTGCACAGCCTGGTCAGTGACGACCTGTACGCCGACGCCCGCATCTACCGGCCGCGTTTCGTCGACGTCGCGTGGCCGGTGCCGGCGCCGGACCCGGCCGCGGTCCCCGCCGCCCCGGCGAACCTGACCGCCGCGGCGGAGCCGACCGGCACCGTCAACCTGAGCTGGCCGTCCGTGGCGGGCACCGGTGTCTCGTACACCGTCTACCAGCGTGACGTCACCGCCGGGCAGACCCACTTCGGCCGGGTGGCCACGGCGTCGGGCACCACGCAGGCGCTGGGCGGGTTCCGCACCGGGCACACCTACGAGTTCCGGGTGACCGCCCGCAACGGCGCGGGTGAGGGCCAGCCGTCGGTGACGCGCAGCGTCGCGGTCACCATCGCGGCGCCGCCTGCCCCGACGGGGCTGACCGCGACCGCCGGCAGCGACGGCACCATCGCGCTGAACTGGAACAGCGTCCCGTACGCCTGGCGCTACGACGTGTCGCGGCGCGACCTGACGGCGGGGGAGACGGCGTTCACGCCGGTGAACGACGCCGCTCCGGGCGACACGTCGCTCACGGTGAACTGGCTGGCGCACGGCCACGAGTACGAGTTCGCGGTCACCGCCAGCCATGGCGGCGGCACCTCGCCGCAGTCGGCGACCGCGCGGGCCACGGCCGCCTACGCGCTGCCGCCGACCCCGGCGGGGCTGACCGCGGCCGCGCAGGGTGACGGCACGATCAGGCTGACCTGGTCCGGCCCGGCGCAGAACGTGTACTACCTGGTGTTCCAACGTGACGTGACGGCGGGGGAGACGACGTTCACCCAGCTGCCGCTGCCGCTGTCGTGCTGCGAGCTGGCGGCGGGCTACCTCAGCCACGGCCACGAGTACGAGTTCAAGGTCCGGTCCAGCAACCAGGGCGGGGAGTCGGCGGACTCGAACCTCGTCCGGGCCACGTCGAACCATCCGCTGCCGACGCCGCCGGGCACGCTCAGCGCGGTGGCGGGCAACGGCCAGGTCCAGCTGGCCTGGGGGGGCCGCCACCAGCCCGGACACCTGGTACTGGGTGTACCAGCGGGACGTGACGGCGGGGGAGACGGCGTTCACGCGGCTGCCGATCCCGATCAGCACCTGCTGCACGATGACCGCGGGCTACCTCGCCAACGGGCACGTGTACGAGTTCAAGGTCACCTCGACCAACCAGGCCGGGGAGTCGGCGGCGTCCAACACGGTGTCGGCGACGCCGCGGCGGCCGCTGCCGGGGCAGGTCACCGGCCTGACCGTGACCGCGCTGAGCACGGGCGAGCTGCGCCTGAACTGGACCGCGCCGGACACCGACCTGTACTACTGGGTCTACATGCGCGACGTCACGGCGGGGGAGACGGCGTTCACGAAGCTGTCGCTGCCGGTCCCGACGTGCTGCACGTTCACGGCCGGATACCTGACGCACGGGCACGTGTACGAGTTCAAGGTCGCCGGCAACAACCAGACCGGCGACGGCCCGGCGTCGGTGGCGGTGCGCGGCACGTCCAACTACGCCAAGCCGCCCGCTCCGGCGAACCTGACCGCGCGGGCCGCCGGTGA
- a CDS encoding fibronectin type III domain-containing protein, producing the protein MTWGWLVHGHVYEFKVSADNQGGEGPATAAVRATATGGLPQPPSGLTATAGDGQVTLRWTASPSSNVYYWIEQRPAGGTWTRLSLPVSTCCQFTAGLLDNGTTYEFRVRANNVHGDSAASNVAGARPLPPLPQPPTGLIAIAGDGKVTLRWTASPSPNVYYWVEQRPAGGTWQRLPYPVTTCCQFTAGLLNNGTYYEFRLRATNLAGDSAASVAAGARPMPPLPQAPSGLSVAAQGDTAAKLTWTASPTGSVYYWIYYRISGQSAWTKAQYPLAGCCSFTMSMLTPGKRYEFHLKAENLSGMSGASNTAAVTLTITAPSRPAGVKAVPQTSSSDVVVSWSSVANATGYTVEAQVCGGSTWHRVGFMITSTVHRVGYAAGCYEYRVIADRFGVYGGASTGDVIAFGTVDDYPWNSGILPIDRYGFWRKQCTSFVASRVWRYYPTPDPPGFTSINYWHAKNWDEAAREHGGVVGQTPTPGAIAQRNSGSYGHVAWVAGVDGSYVIIEEYNGVNSEAYSRRRVPASEFDNYLTVM; encoded by the coding sequence ATGACCTGGGGCTGGCTGGTGCACGGGCACGTGTACGAGTTCAAGGTGAGCGCCGACAACCAGGGCGGTGAGGGCCCGGCCACGGCCGCGGTGCGGGCCACGGCCACCGGTGGCCTGCCGCAGCCGCCCAGCGGCCTGACCGCGACCGCCGGGGACGGTCAGGTGACGCTGCGCTGGACGGCGAGCCCGAGCTCGAACGTGTACTACTGGATCGAGCAGCGGCCCGCCGGCGGCACGTGGACCCGGCTGTCGCTGCCGGTGAGCACATGCTGCCAGTTCACCGCCGGGCTGCTGGACAACGGCACGACGTACGAGTTCCGGGTGCGGGCCAACAACGTGCACGGCGACTCGGCCGCGTCGAACGTGGCCGGCGCCCGCCCGCTGCCGCCGCTGCCGCAGCCGCCCACCGGCCTGATCGCGATCGCGGGCGACGGGAAGGTGACGCTGCGCTGGACGGCCAGCCCCAGCCCGAACGTGTACTACTGGGTGGAACAGCGGCCCGCGGGCGGCACCTGGCAGCGGCTGCCCTATCCGGTCACCACCTGCTGCCAGTTCACCGCCGGGCTGCTGAACAACGGCACGTACTACGAGTTCCGGCTGCGGGCGACGAACCTGGCCGGGGACTCGGCGGCGTCCGTGGCGGCCGGGGCCAGGCCGATGCCGCCGCTGCCGCAGGCCCCCAGCGGGCTGAGCGTCGCCGCGCAGGGTGACACGGCGGCGAAGCTCACGTGGACCGCCAGCCCGACCGGCAGCGTCTACTACTGGATCTACTACCGCATCTCCGGGCAGAGCGCCTGGACCAAGGCGCAGTATCCGCTGGCCGGCTGCTGTTCGTTCACGATGAGCATGCTGACCCCGGGCAAGCGGTACGAGTTCCACCTCAAAGCCGAGAACCTGTCGGGCATGTCCGGGGCGTCCAACACGGCGGCGGTGACGCTGACCATCACCGCGCCGAGCAGACCCGCCGGGGTGAAGGCGGTGCCGCAGACGTCGTCGTCGGACGTGGTGGTGTCGTGGAGCTCGGTGGCCAACGCCACCGGGTACACGGTGGAGGCGCAGGTCTGCGGGGGCTCGACGTGGCACCGGGTCGGCTTCATGATCACGAGTACGGTGCACCGGGTCGGCTACGCCGCCGGCTGCTACGAGTACCGCGTGATCGCAGACCGCTTCGGGGTGTACGGCGGCGCGTCCACCGGCGACGTCATCGCCTTCGGCACGGTCGACGACTACCCGTGGAACAGCGGCATCCTGCCGATCGACCGGTACGGTTTCTGGCGTAAGCAGTGCACCTCGTTCGTGGCGTCGCGGGTGTGGCGCTACTACCCGACGCCGGACCCGCCGGGCTTCACCTCGATCAACTACTGGCACGCCAAGAACTGGGACGAGGCGGCCCGCGAGCACGGCGGCGTGGTCGGGCAGACGCCGACGCCGGGCGCGATCGCTCAGCGCAACTCCGGTTCCTACGGGCACGTGGCGTGGGTCGCCGGGGTCGACGGGTCATACGTGATCATCGAGGAGTACAACGGGGTCAACTCCGAGGCGTACTCGCGGCGGCGGGTGCCCGCCTCCGAGTTCGACAACTACCTCACGGTCATGTGA
- a CDS encoding glycosyltransferase family 2 protein, with product MSRFFDGVWSWLVAAAAETSWRELMPLGLAGVFVWGLWCYRVVLSRLDRPVVNDFRTTVSVVVPSYREDPDILLDCLQTWLAQDPAEVIIVPDVGDTEVLRRLSQVGDPRLRVLPFTHRGKRSALGVGIRAARGELVVLVDSDTRWQRGLLAAVQMPFVDPEVGGVGTQQNVYQRTSSVWRRIADWLVNLRYYDYVPAMGRAGAVACLSGRTAAYRRSAVMPVLEHLENEFFLGRRCVAGDDGRLTWLVLASGYRTVHQSSARALSMFPSSLRAFVKQRVRWSRNSYRCYLTALWKGWLWRTPLVTKITVLQILLTPVTMGMALGYLLLSRLELTARGGIVVLFWLLAGRAIRGWSHLRRHPRDVLILPLLAAVVIVISLPIKLFAFLTMNRQGWLTRAGDRIGGEGQHAGTLAPAARRGAGTLTEVA from the coding sequence TTGTCCCGGTTCTTCGACGGCGTCTGGTCGTGGCTGGTCGCCGCGGCCGCGGAGACGTCGTGGCGCGAGCTGATGCCGCTCGGCCTGGCCGGTGTCTTCGTATGGGGCCTGTGGTGCTACCGCGTGGTGCTGTCGCGCCTGGACCGGCCGGTGGTCAACGACTTCCGCACCACGGTGTCGGTGGTGGTGCCGTCCTACCGCGAGGACCCCGACATCCTGCTGGACTGCCTGCAGACCTGGCTGGCGCAGGACCCGGCCGAGGTGATCATCGTGCCCGACGTGGGCGACACCGAGGTGCTGCGGCGGCTGTCCCAGGTCGGCGACCCCCGGCTGCGGGTGCTGCCGTTCACCCACCGGGGCAAGCGCTCGGCGCTGGGCGTGGGCATCCGCGCCGCCCGCGGCGAGCTGGTCGTGCTGGTCGACTCGGACACCCGCTGGCAGCGCGGGCTGCTGGCCGCGGTGCAGATGCCGTTCGTCGACCCGGAGGTGGGCGGCGTCGGCACCCAGCAGAACGTGTACCAGCGCACCAGCAGCGTGTGGCGGCGCATCGCGGACTGGCTGGTCAACCTGCGCTACTACGACTACGTGCCGGCCATGGGCCGGGCCGGGGCGGTGGCCTGCCTGTCCGGGCGGACCGCGGCGTACCGGCGCAGCGCCGTCATGCCGGTGCTGGAGCACCTGGAGAACGAGTTCTTCCTGGGGCGGCGCTGCGTGGCCGGCGATGACGGGCGGCTGACCTGGCTGGTGCTGGCCTCGGGTTACCGCACCGTGCACCAGTCCTCGGCCCGCGCGCTGTCGATGTTCCCGTCGTCGCTGCGCGCCTTCGTCAAGCAGCGGGTGCGCTGGAGCCGCAACTCGTACCGCTGCTACCTGACCGCGCTGTGGAAGGGCTGGCTGTGGCGTACCCCGCTGGTCACCAAGATCACGGTGCTGCAGATCCTGCTCACCCCGGTCACCATGGGCATGGCACTGGGCTACCTGCTGCTCAGCCGCCTGGAACTCACCGCCCGGGGCGGGATCGTGGTGCTGTTCTGGCTGCTGGCCGGGCGGGCCATCCGGGGCTGGTCGCACCTGCGGCGGCACCCCCGGGACGTGCTGATCCTGCCGCTGCTCGCGGCGGTGGTCATCGTGATCTCGCTGCCGATCAAGCTCTTCGCCTTCCTCACCATGAACAGGCAGGGCTGGCTCACCCGGGCCGGCGACCGCATCGGCGGGGAGGGCCAGCACGCCGGCACCCTCGCCCCCGCGGCCCGGCGGGGCGCGGGCACCCTGACGGAGGTGGCCTAG
- a CDS encoding right-handed parallel beta-helix repeat-containing protein → MRRRFHAVPPAVLLTGLLAGGTALATPAAAASGAAPAVATRPSTLAPGAAPARATAAGAALRHRTAAGPARAGAVAAPAAPPALAGPATRTPSLVAAAAAGADEERQAALVAGQDTWLDQVRAVTAVAPLRELLNRPPGTTPDMQKWNRPYRLDTAGGYTLVLTPRVQPYTIDDLLKLSPQTFVRQSQGAYLLTENLYVVSGAKLKLSHPGGLELRLASRSSGFVAIVSFGGELELAGTKQAPLRITSWDPRAGKADTQVGDGRAYLRAIGGRFAMSHTKVSQLGFWSGRTGGVSLTGTDRPDTGAVSGPDPGGNGRLLPGEVRILGNGRVSTPDSRFTVPGQSYVSGRITDSTFTGNAYGLFISSADGINVADTTVRDSLEHGLVLHRFASNAVIERTVSQRNGGDGFLLSRATQQVRITGATAEGNGGNGFTLSGRPLADGPSASGQPVVSYGNNTLSHSIARGNGHYGVEVLGGHGVSIQENQVDGGDMGIVARQGVRDLTVTANKLTNQDRQAVALREGVTKARITGNVIETTTTGVYVRDSVAEVRGNTIHDADSHGITFVGAVGGSSATGNAIEGIGPSAVDTGRAEGKITVRDNQTGAWLDTSTLWARVRHYASPMTLLWTAILLLIVVLGIRRTSRAVVHGHPYDATKPLFAPDAARHAAGHGRPQPREVARGRARVPVMAE, encoded by the coding sequence GTGCGCCGCCGCTTTCATGCCGTCCCGCCGGCCGTCCTGCTCACCGGGCTGCTGGCCGGCGGGACCGCGCTTGCCACACCCGCCGCGGCCGCGTCCGGCGCCGCGCCCGCCGTCGCCACGCGTCCCAGCACCCTGGCGCCCGGCGCCGCCCCCGCCCGCGCCACGGCGGCCGGAGCAGCGCTGCGCCACCGCACCGCAGCCGGGCCCGCACGAGCCGGTGCCGTGGCCGCGCCGGCCGCGCCCCCCGCACTGGCCGGTCCGGCCACCCGGACCCCGTCCCTGGTCGCCGCGGCCGCGGCGGGGGCCGACGAGGAGCGCCAGGCGGCGCTGGTCGCCGGGCAGGACACCTGGCTGGACCAGGTCCGCGCGGTGACCGCGGTGGCCCCGCTGCGCGAGCTGCTCAACCGCCCGCCGGGCACCACCCCGGACATGCAGAAGTGGAACCGGCCCTACCGGCTGGACACCGCGGGCGGCTACACGCTGGTGCTGACCCCGCGGGTGCAGCCCTACACCATCGACGACCTGCTGAAACTCTCCCCGCAGACGTTCGTGCGGCAGTCGCAGGGGGCGTACCTGCTCACCGAGAACCTCTACGTCGTCTCCGGAGCCAAGCTGAAACTGTCCCACCCGGGCGGGCTGGAGCTGCGGCTGGCCAGCCGCAGCAGCGGCTTCGTCGCGATCGTGTCGTTCGGCGGCGAGCTGGAACTCGCGGGCACCAAGCAGGCGCCGCTGCGCATCACGAGCTGGGATCCGCGCGCCGGCAAGGCGGACACCCAGGTCGGCGACGGGCGGGCGTACCTGCGGGCCATCGGCGGGCGGTTCGCGATGAGCCATACCAAGGTGTCCCAGCTGGGCTTCTGGAGCGGCCGCACCGGCGGGGTGAGCCTCACCGGCACCGACCGGCCCGACACCGGCGCGGTGTCCGGCCCCGACCCCGGCGGGAACGGGCGGCTGCTGCCCGGCGAGGTGCGCATCCTCGGCAACGGCCGGGTGAGCACGCCCGACAGCCGGTTCACCGTGCCCGGCCAGTCGTACGTGTCCGGGCGGATCACCGACAGCACCTTCACCGGCAACGCGTACGGGCTGTTCATCTCCAGCGCGGACGGCATCAACGTGGCCGACACGACGGTGCGCGACAGCCTCGAACACGGGCTGGTGCTGCACCGCTTCGCCAGCAACGCGGTGATCGAGCGGACCGTCTCCCAGCGCAACGGCGGCGACGGCTTCCTGCTGTCGCGCGCCACGCAGCAGGTGCGCATCACCGGTGCCACCGCCGAGGGCAACGGCGGCAACGGGTTCACCCTCAGCGGCCGCCCGCTGGCCGACGGGCCGTCGGCCTCCGGGCAGCCGGTCGTCAGCTACGGCAACAACACCCTGTCGCACAGCATCGCGCGCGGCAACGGCCACTACGGCGTCGAGGTGCTGGGCGGGCACGGCGTCAGCATCCAGGAGAACCAGGTCGACGGCGGCGACATGGGCATCGTGGCCCGGCAGGGCGTACGCGACCTCACCGTCACCGCCAACAAGCTCACCAACCAGGACCGGCAGGCCGTCGCGCTGCGCGAGGGCGTGACCAAGGCCCGGATCACCGGCAACGTCATCGAGACCACCACGACCGGGGTGTACGTGCGCGACTCCGTCGCCGAGGTCCGCGGCAACACCATCCACGACGCCGACAGCCACGGCATCACCTTCGTCGGGGCCGTCGGCGGATCCAGCGCCACCGGCAACGCGATCGAGGGCATCGGCCCCAGCGCGGTCGACACCGGCCGGGCAGAAGGAAAGATCACTGTGCGAGACAACCAGACCGGGGCCTGGCTGGACACCAGCACCCTGTGGGCGCGGGTGCGCCACTACGCGAGCCCGATGACCCTGCTGTGGACCGCGATCCTGCTGCTGATCGTGGTGCTGGGCATCCGCCGCACCAGCCGCGCCGTGGTGCACGGGCACCCGTACGACGCCACCAAGCCGCTGTTCGCGCCCGACGCCGCCCGGCACGCGGCCGGGCACGGACGGCCCCAGCCGCGCGAGGTCGCGCGCGGCCGCGCCCGGGTCCCGGTGATGGCCGAATGA
- a CDS encoding nitrous oxide reductase family maturation protein NosD, whose amino-acid sequence MSRSEPMTSGEQLSRRDVTTRGDRPSRGDLRRPRGRGIHRAPSAAARLLQLTCVVPVLRLARATAPPRPLFAAGVWPGRPSAARVMRPARDAAAVAVVCALLAVPAACGGPEAAPAAQAPASGEASPAAAMPWPWSAASATACPQPTVTVGDAGELADALDDAKPGDSIRLRDGVYRGRFTAEEPGTKDRPIHLCGGPGAVLDGGGTSKGYALHLDGADHWRLTGFTVRNAQKGVMLDDTSHAVLTELTVEHVGDEAIHLRRFSSDNVVQTSTVRDTGLRKPSYGEGIYIGTAKSNWCDLTGCKPDRSDRNVIRGNRISDTTAEPVDIKEGTTGGQLTGNTFDGAAMTGSYADSWVDVKGNGWLIKGNTGRNSRGDGFQTHRAADGWGDDNVFTANTADVDGPGLGFHLTPVADNVVACDNTVTRAAEGFANTDCRRTW is encoded by the coding sequence ATGAGCCGCAGCGAACCGATGACCTCCGGCGAGCAGCTGAGCCGCCGCGATGTGACCACCCGGGGTGACCGGCCGAGCCGTGGTGACCTGCGGCGGCCGCGTGGACGCGGCATCCACCGCGCCCCGTCCGCCGCCGCGCGGCTGCTGCAGCTGACCTGTGTCGTGCCCGTGCTGCGGCTGGCCCGGGCCACCGCGCCGCCCCGTCCGCTGTTCGCCGCCGGGGTGTGGCCGGGCCGCCCCAGCGCCGCGCGGGTCATGCGCCCGGCCCGGGACGCGGCGGCGGTCGCCGTGGTGTGCGCCCTGCTCGCGGTCCCGGCCGCGTGCGGCGGTCCGGAAGCCGCTCCGGCCGCGCAGGCGCCGGCTAGCGGGGAGGCGTCACCCGCCGCCGCGATGCCCTGGCCGTGGTCGGCCGCGAGCGCGACCGCGTGCCCGCAGCCCACCGTCACCGTCGGCGACGCCGGCGAGCTGGCCGACGCGCTGGACGACGCGAAGCCCGGCGACAGCATCCGGCTGCGCGACGGCGTGTACCGGGGCCGGTTCACCGCGGAGGAGCCGGGCACGAAGGACCGGCCGATCCACCTGTGCGGCGGGCCGGGGGCGGTGCTGGACGGCGGCGGCACGAGCAAGGGGTACGCGCTGCACCTCGACGGGGCCGACCACTGGCGGCTGACCGGGTTCACCGTGCGCAACGCGCAGAAGGGCGTCATGCTCGACGACACCAGCCACGCGGTGCTCACCGAGCTGACCGTCGAGCACGTCGGCGACGAGGCGATCCACCTGCGCCGCTTCAGCTCCGACAACGTGGTGCAGACCAGCACGGTGCGCGACACCGGCCTGCGCAAACCCTCCTACGGCGAGGGGATCTACATCGGCACGGCGAAGTCGAACTGGTGCGACCTGACCGGCTGCAAGCCTGACCGCAGCGACCGCAACGTGATCCGCGGCAACCGGATCAGCGACACCACCGCCGAACCGGTCGACATCAAGGAGGGCACCACCGGCGGGCAGCTGACCGGCAACACCTTCGACGGCGCCGCGATGACCGGCTCGTACGCCGACTCGTGGGTCGACGTGAAGGGCAACGGCTGGCTGATCAAGGGCAACACCGGGCGGAACTCGCGCGGCGACGGCTTCCAGACGCACCGCGCCGCCGACGGCTGGGGCGATGACAACGTGTTCACCGCCAACACCGCCGACGTCGACGGGCCGGGCCTGGGCTTCCACCTCACCCCCGTCGCCGACAACGTCGTGGCCTGTGACAACACCGTCACCAGGGCAGCCGAGGGCTTCGCCAACACCGACTGCCGCCGGACATGGTGA
- a CDS encoding inorganic phosphate transporter, protein MAFGFAMLATGFVFVCGANDGAALLAFGLRQRELPLYAILAVLLAAIVAGPALFGLAVAHTFTDRLVAAGDRGPLVVLAGVGVALALVLALTWRGVPTSVTLAVLGGLAGVGAGLGVPPHWATLAVVLAVAAVAPLIGGGLGYLIGLAARRLPSTSRLPGALRLAHVTTFAGQSLAYAANDGQKMFAVVGVAVGVAHRAPGMQAPPLLLLCGTALVFAAGAVASLRRMARGAAGGLTPPRSWTTVSAGIAASTAVLGGAGIGVPVSMTQSATAGLVGAGASTGMRRVRWQFAMPVLTAWLITLPASLALGCAAGLALRGVG, encoded by the coding sequence GTGGCGTTCGGTTTCGCGATGCTGGCCACCGGGTTCGTCTTCGTCTGCGGCGCCAACGACGGCGCGGCGCTGCTCGCGTTCGGGCTGCGCCAGCGGGAGCTGCCCCTCTACGCCATCCTGGCGGTGCTGCTGGCCGCGATCGTGGCCGGACCGGCGCTGTTCGGGCTGGCCGTGGCGCACACCTTCACCGACCGGCTGGTCGCCGCCGGCGACCGCGGGCCGCTGGTGGTGCTCGCCGGGGTCGGCGTGGCGCTGGCCCTGGTGCTCGCGCTGACCTGGCGCGGCGTGCCGACCAGCGTCACCCTGGCGGTGCTCGGCGGGCTGGCCGGGGTCGGCGCCGGGCTCGGCGTGCCGCCGCACTGGGCCACGCTGGCCGTGGTGCTGGCCGTCGCGGCGGTCGCGCCGCTGATCGGCGGCGGCCTCGGCTACCTCATCGGGCTGGCCGCGCGGCGGCTGCCCAGCACCTCCCGGCTGCCCGGGGCGCTGCGCCTGGCGCACGTCACCACGTTCGCCGGGCAGAGCCTGGCGTATGCCGCCAACGACGGCCAGAAGATGTTCGCCGTCGTCGGCGTGGCCGTCGGCGTCGCGCACCGGGCGCCCGGCATGCAGGCCCCGCCGCTGCTGCTGCTGTGCGGGACCGCGCTGGTGTTCGCCGCCGGGGCGGTCGCGAGCCTGCGGCGCATGGCGCGCGGCGCGGCCGGCGGCCTGACCCCGCCGCGCTCGTGGACCACCGTGTCGGCCGGGATCGCCGCGTCCACCGCCGTGCTCGGCGGGGCGGGCATCGGCGTGCCCGTCAGCATGACCCAGTCCGCGACCGCCGGGCTGGTCGGCGCCGGAGCCAGCACGGGGATGCGCCGGGTGCGCTGGCAGTTCGCCATGCCGGTGCTCACCGCCTGGCTGATCACCCTGCCGGCGTCGCTGGCGCTGGGCTGCGCGGCCGGGCTGGCGCTGCGGGGGGTCGGATGA
- a CDS encoding DUF47 domain-containing protein: MIRLRRVLDDLAGRAPKRVLAIVVAQVDAALEGVALAVAVTIGEVEPPLARLRIAEIEHDGDAHRGRLVAELAATLATPIDREDLFRVSRSVDDVLDYLRDYVRETDLYGVRPGHGAVAMLEQVAIGLRDLRRALDRLVDRPAEAAEAALAAHKRSGRVRHLYAQGLAEVLSGEITAGVLKQRELLRRLDVVGLRLAECADALADAMLKRSL, from the coding sequence ATGATCCGGCTGCGGCGGGTGCTCGACGACCTCGCGGGCCGCGCCCCCAAACGGGTGCTGGCGATCGTGGTGGCGCAGGTCGACGCGGCCCTGGAGGGCGTGGCGCTGGCCGTCGCGGTGACCATCGGCGAGGTGGAGCCGCCGCTGGCGCGGCTGCGCATCGCCGAGATCGAGCACGACGGCGACGCCCACCGCGGGCGGCTGGTCGCGGAGCTGGCGGCGACGCTGGCCACCCCGATCGACCGGGAGGACCTGTTCCGGGTGTCCCGCTCCGTCGACGACGTGCTGGACTACCTGCGCGACTACGTACGCGAGACCGACCTCTACGGCGTACGCCCCGGGCACGGCGCGGTGGCGATGCTGGAGCAGGTCGCCATCGGGCTGCGCGACCTGCGCCGGGCCCTGGACCGGCTGGTGGACCGCCCGGCCGAGGCCGCCGAGGCGGCGCTGGCCGCGCACAAGCGCTCCGGCCGGGTGCGCCACCTCTACGCCCAGGGCCTGGCCGAGGTGCTCAGCGGTGAGATCACCGCCGGGGTGCTCAAGCAGCGGGAGCTGCTGCGGCGGCTGGACGTGGTGGGGCTGCGCCTGGCCGAGTGCGCCGACGCGCTCGCCGACGCGATGCTCAAGCGCAGCCTCTGA